One genomic segment of Ricinus communis isolate WT05 ecotype wild-type chromosome 5, ASM1957865v1, whole genome shotgun sequence includes these proteins:
- the LOC8279510 gene encoding vesicle-fusing ATPase: protein MAGRLGSSSATMIVTSTPAADLALTNLAYCSASDLHNFAVPGTKLFMALIADSFVLSLSPHENIRAGHIALNAIQRRHARVSTGDSISVSRFIPPEDFDLALLTLELEFVKKGTKNEQVDAVLLANQLRKRLIYQVLTTGQRVSFEYHGNNYIFTVNQAVVEGQDKSNERGMISSDTYFIFEASNSSGIKIVNQREAASSNIFRQKEFNLQSLGIGGLSAEFADIFRRAFASRVFPPHVTSKLGIKHVKGMLLYGPPGTGKTLMARQIGKILNGKEPKIVNGPEVLSKFVGETEKNVRDLFADAENDQRTNGDQSELHVIIFDEIDAICKSRGSTRDGTGVHDSIVNQLLTKIDGVESLNNVLLIGMTNRKDMLDEALLRPGRLEVQVEISLPDENGRLQILQIHTNKMKENSFLAPDVNLQEIAARTKNYSGAELEGVVKSAVSFALNRQLNMEDLTKPVDEESIKVTMDDFLTALQEVVPAFGASTDDLERCRLNGIVECGDRNKHIYQRAMLLAEQVKVSKGSPLVTCLLEGPSGSGKTALAATVGIDSDFPYVKIVSAESMIGLHESTKCAQIVKVFEDAYRSPLSVIVLDDIERLLEYVAIGPRFSNLISQTLLVLLKRLPPKGKKLLVIGTTSEVGFLDSIGLCDAFSVTYNVPKLKKDDAKKVLQQLNVFDEDDVDAAADALDDMPIKKLYMLIEMAAQGEHGGSAEAIYSGKEKIKIAHFYDCLQDVVRY, encoded by the exons atggcgGGCCGGCTCGGTTCTTCATCGGCGACGATGATCGTGACTAGCACTCCGGCGGCGGATCTCGCCCTCACTAATCTCGCTTATTGCTCGGCCTCCGATCTTCACAACTTCGCTGTCCCTGGAACTAAGCTCTTCATGGCTTTAATCGCCGATTCCTTTGTTCTATCTCTTTC TCCTCATGAAAATATTCGTGCTGGTCATATTGCCCTGAATGCTATTCAACGACGGCATGCAAGAGTTTCTACTGGAGACTCCATTTCTGTGAGCAG GTTTATCCCCCCTGAGGATTTTGACCTTGCATTGCTTACGCTTGAACTGGAATTTGTGAAGAAGGGGACTAAGAATGAACAG GTTGATGCTGTTTTACTGGCCAATCAACTGAGGAAGAGATTGATATACCAG GTTTTGACAACAGGACAAAGAGTATCCTTCGAGTATCATGGAAATAATTACATTTTCACAGTCAATCAAGCTGTTGTAGAGGGCCAAGATAAATCTAATGAAAGAGGGATGATTTCAAGTGACACATACTTCATCTTTGAAGCATCAAATTCAAGTGGCATAAAG ATTGTTAATCAACGTGAAGCTGCCAGTAGTAACATCTTCAGGCAAAAGGAGTTTAATCTCCAGTCACTGGGTATAGGTGGTTTAAGTGCAGAGTTTGCTGATATATTTCGAAGAGCTTTTGCCTCTCGAGTTTTTCCGCCCCATGTGACAAGCAA ATTGGGGATTAAACATGTGAAGGGCATGCTGCTTTATGGTCCTCCTGGTACTGGAAAAACTCTCATGGCTCGTCAAATTGGGAAAATATTGAATGGAAAGGAACCAAAG ATTGTTAATGGCCCAGAAGTTCTGAGCAAGTTTGTTGGTGAAACTGAAAAGAATGTTAGAGACCTGTTTGCTGATGCTGAAAATGATCAAAGGACAAATG GGGACCAAAGTGAGTTGCATGTAATAATCTTTGATGAGATTGATGCCATATGTAAG TCAAGAGGATCAACCAGAGATGGCACGGGAGTTCATGATAGTATTGTGAACCAGCTACTTACAAAG ATAGATGGAGTGGAGTCTTTAAATAATGTTTTACTTATTGGAATGACCAACAGAAAGGATATGCTTGATGAAGCACTTTTAAG GCCTGGACGATTGGAGGTCCAAGTTGAGATAAGCCTTCCTGATGAAAACGGCCGCCTGCAGATTCTTCAAATTCATACAAATAAGATGAAAGAGAATTCTTTTCTGGCTCCTGATGTGAACCTGCAAGAGATAG CTGCTCGGACCAAAAACTATAGTGGGGCAGAACTTGAAGGTGTCGTGAAAAGTGCAGTATCATTCGCTTTAAATAGACAACTAAATATGGAAGATCTTACCAAACCAGTAGATGAAGAGAGTATTAAAGTTACAATGGATGACTTTTTAACTGCACTCCAAGAAGTTGTTCCTGCATTTGGAGCCTCCACTGATGACCTTGAACGATGCAG ACTGAATGGCATAGTGGAATGTGGTGATCGAAATAAGCATATTTATCAGAGAGCTATGCTACTGGCAGAGCAAGTTAAAGTCAGTAAAGGAAGTCCACTTGTTACTTGCCTTCTGGAAGGTCCAAGTGGCAG TGGTAAAACTGCACTAGCAGCTACTGTTGGAATTGACAGTGATTTTCCATATGTCAAGATA GTCTCAGCCGAGTCAATGATTGGACTCCATGAGAGCACTAAATGCGCACAGATTGTTAAG GTTTTTGAAGACGCATACAGGTCACCACTAAGTGTTATAGTTCTTGATGACATTGAGAG ACTTCTGGAGTATGTTGCTATTGGGCCACGCTTTTCAAATTTGATTTCTCAGACATTGTTGGTTCTCCTCAAACGTCTTCCTCCAAAG GGAAAGAAACTCTTGGTCATAGGCACAACGAGTGAAGTTGGCTTTTTAGATTCAATTGGCCTTTGTGATGCTTTCTCCGTTACTTACAATGTTCCCAAATTGAAGAAAGATGACGCAAAGAAG GTACTGCAACAACTAAATGTttttgatgaagatgatgtTGATGCGGCTGCTGATGCACTGGATGAT ATGCCTATCAAGAAGCTGTATATGTTGATTGAGATGGCAGCCCAAGGTGAGCACGGAGGATCTGCAGAGGCAATCTACTCTGGTAAAGAGAAGATCAAGATCGCTCATTTTTATGATTGCCTTCAAGATGTTGTACGATACTAA
- the LOC8279509 gene encoding 50S ribosomal protein L21, mitochondrial, producing the protein MAQRRRLHSLTRQVIAIISSNPTQLHHTVKLPSFPSSLSIKTLRSSLIFTNTNATCHSLWSHHHHRNHRYFSSDYGDKSENDETEDDGSDSDGEEVTESDLKREYTLQEKEEEAAAIGYKVIGPLGDSERVIKAYEPVFAVIQIGSHQFKVSNGDCIFTERLKFCDVNDKLILNKVLLVGSQTQTIVGRPMVPDAVVHAIVEEHALDAKVIIFKKKRRKNYRRTKGHRQELTKLRITDIQGIEKAEMKVKTKPRKVAVKKQEEVPTAA; encoded by the exons ATGGCGCAGAGGCGGAGGCTCCACAGCCTAACCCGTCAAGTCATAGCAATCATCTCGTCAAACCCTACACAGCTACACCACACAGTCAAACTGCCTTCTTTCCCCAGCTCTCTCTCCATCAAAACCCTCAGATCCTCTCTCATTTTCACCAACACTAACGCCACATGTCATTCCCTCTGGTCCCACCATCACCACCGCAATCATCGCTATTTCTCATCGGATTATGGAGACAAAAGCGAAAATGACGAGACAGAGGATGATGGTAGTGACAGTGATGGCGAGGAAGTAACGGAATCTGACTTGAAGAGGGAGTATACGCTACaggaaaaggaagaggagGCTGCAGCCATTGGTTACAAAGTGATTGGACCACTTGGGGATAGCGAACGTGTTATTAAAGCCTACGAGCCTGTTTTTGCTGTTAttcag ATTGGTTCGCATCAATTTAAGGTGAGCAATGGAGATTGTATTTTCACCGAGAGATTGAAATTCTGCGACGTAAATGACAAG TTGATTTTGAACAAGGTTCTCTTGGTAGGATCACAGACTCAAACAATTGTTGGCAGGCCTATGGTGCCAGATGCAGTTGTTCATGCAATTGTTGAGGAGCAT GCATTAGATGCGAAAGTAATTATCTTTAAGAAGAAGAGACGGAAGAATTACCGCCGAACCAAAGGACATAGACAG GAATTGACTAAGTTGAGAATAACTGATATTCAAGGAATTGAGAAGGCAGAAATGAAAGTTAAGACAAAACCTAGAAAGGTAGCAGTTAAAAAGCAGGAAGAGGTTCCAACTGCTGCTTAG